A genomic region of Aureimonas populi contains the following coding sequences:
- a CDS encoding DUF3072 domain-containing protein, translating into MANDPKTDTGSNTVKDPDDWTTGEEPMTGAQASYLKTLCEETGEAFDDSMTKADASKKIDELQAQSKRLKDG; encoded by the coding sequence ATGGCGAACGACCCCAAGACGGACACCGGCTCCAACACCGTGAAGGACCCGGACGACTGGACGACCGGCGAGGAGCCGATGACGGGCGCTCAGGCCTCCTATCTGAAGACGCTGTGCGAGGAGACGGGCGAGGCCTTCGACGATTCGATGACCAAGGCCGACGCATCGAAAAAGATCGACGAGCTGCAGGCGCAATCCAAGCGCTTGAAGGACGGCTGA